One genomic window of Pseudomonas aeruginosa includes the following:
- a CDS encoding M14-type cytosolic carboxypeptidase: protein MQIRADFDSGNIQVIDASDPRRIRLAIRPDLASQHFQWFHFKVEGMAAATEHCFTLVNAGQSAYSHAWSGYQAVASYDGERWFRVPSQYDADGLHFQLEPEESEVRFAYFEPYSRERHARLVERALGIEGVERLAVGTSVQGRDIELLRVRRHPDSHLKLWVIAQQHPGEHMAEWFMEGLIERLQRPDDTEMQRLLEKADLYLVPNMNPDGAFHGNLRTNAAGQDLNRAWLEPSAERSPEVWFVQQEMKRHGVDLFLDIHGDEEIPHVFAAGCEGNPGYTPRLERLEQRFREELMARGEFQIRHGYPRSAPGQANLALACNFVGQTYDCLAFTIEMPFKDHDDNPEPGTGWSGARSKRLGQDVLSTLAVLVDELR, encoded by the coding sequence ATGCAGATCCGCGCCGATTTCGACAGCGGCAACATCCAGGTCATCGATGCCAGCGATCCCCGCCGGATCCGCCTGGCGATCCGTCCCGACCTGGCCAGCCAGCATTTCCAGTGGTTCCACTTCAAGGTCGAGGGCATGGCTGCCGCCACCGAGCACTGCTTCACCCTGGTCAACGCCGGCCAGTCGGCCTACAGCCATGCCTGGAGCGGCTACCAGGCAGTCGCCTCGTACGATGGCGAACGCTGGTTCCGCGTGCCGTCGCAATACGACGCCGACGGCCTGCATTTCCAGCTGGAACCGGAGGAAAGCGAAGTCCGCTTCGCCTACTTCGAGCCCTACAGCCGCGAACGGCATGCCCGCCTGGTCGAACGTGCGCTCGGCATCGAGGGCGTCGAACGGCTCGCCGTCGGCACCAGCGTGCAAGGCCGCGACATCGAATTGCTGCGGGTCAGGCGCCATCCCGACAGCCACCTGAAGCTGTGGGTCATCGCCCAGCAGCATCCCGGCGAACACATGGCCGAATGGTTCATGGAAGGCCTGATCGAGCGCCTGCAGCGGCCGGACGATACGGAAATGCAGCGCCTGCTGGAAAAGGCCGACCTGTACCTGGTGCCGAACATGAACCCGGACGGCGCGTTCCACGGCAACCTGCGCACCAACGCCGCCGGCCAGGATCTCAACCGGGCCTGGCTGGAGCCGAGCGCCGAGCGCAGCCCGGAAGTCTGGTTCGTCCAGCAGGAGATGAAGCGCCATGGCGTCGACCTGTTCCTCGACATCCACGGCGACGAGGAAATCCCCCACGTATTCGCCGCCGGCTGCGAGGGCAACCCGGGCTATACGCCCCGCCTGGAACGGCTCGAGCAACGCTTCCGCGAGGAACTGATGGCGCGCGGCGAATTCCAGATCCGCCATGGCTACCCACGCAGTGCGCCGGGCCAGGCCAACCTGGCGCTGGCCTGCAACTTCGTCGGGCAGACCTACGACTGCCTGGCGTTCACCATCGAGATGCCGTTCAAGGACCACGACGACAACCCGGAGCCCGGGACCGGCTGGTCCGGCGCCCGCTCCAAGCGGCTCGGCCAGGACGTCCTGAGCACCCTTGCGGTGCTGGTCGACGAACTCCGCTGA
- a CDS encoding pyridoxal phosphate-dependent aminotransferase, protein MQVSKSNKLANVCYDIRGPVLKHAKRLEEEGHRILKLNIGNPAPFGFEAPEEILQDVIRNLPTAQGYSDSKGLFSARKAVMQYYQQKQVEGVGIEDIYLGNGVSELIVMSMQALLNNGDEVLIPAPDYPLWTAAVSLAGGKPVHYLCDEQANWWPDLEDIKAKITPNTRAMVIINPNNPTGAVYSREVLEGMVELARQHNLVLFSDEIYDKILYDGAVHVSTASLAPDVLCLTFNGLSKSYRVAGFRSGWVAISGPKQRAQSYIEGLDILANMRLCANVPAQHAIQTALGGYQSINDLVLPPGRLLEQRNRAWELLNDIPGVSCVKPMGALYAFPRIDPKVCPIHNDEKFVLDLLLSEKLLIVQGTAFNWPWPDHFRVVTLPRVDDLEQAILRIGSFLKGYQQ, encoded by the coding sequence ATGCAGGTCAGCAAATCGAACAAGCTCGCCAACGTCTGCTATGACATTCGCGGGCCGGTGCTCAAGCACGCCAAACGCCTAGAGGAAGAGGGTCACCGCATCCTCAAGCTGAATATCGGCAACCCGGCGCCGTTCGGTTTCGAAGCTCCCGAGGAAATTCTCCAGGACGTCATCCGCAACCTGCCGACCGCCCAGGGCTACAGCGACTCCAAGGGCCTGTTCAGCGCGCGCAAGGCAGTGATGCAGTATTACCAGCAGAAGCAGGTGGAAGGCGTCGGCATCGAGGACATCTACCTCGGCAACGGCGTGTCGGAACTGATCGTGATGTCCATGCAGGCGCTGCTGAACAACGGCGACGAGGTGCTGATCCCCGCTCCCGACTACCCGCTGTGGACCGCCGCCGTCAGCCTCGCCGGCGGCAAGCCGGTGCACTACCTGTGCGACGAGCAGGCCAACTGGTGGCCGGACCTGGAAGACATCAAGGCGAAGATCACGCCGAATACCAGGGCGATGGTGATCATCAACCCGAACAACCCCACCGGCGCGGTGTATTCCAGGGAAGTGCTGGAAGGCATGGTCGAACTGGCCCGCCAGCACAACCTGGTGCTGTTCTCCGACGAGATCTACGACAAGATCCTCTACGACGGCGCCGTCCACGTCTCCACCGCCTCGCTGGCGCCGGACGTGCTCTGCCTGACCTTCAACGGCCTGTCCAAATCCTACCGGGTGGCCGGCTTCCGCTCCGGCTGGGTGGCGATCTCCGGGCCCAAGCAGCGGGCACAGAGCTATATCGAAGGTCTCGACATCCTCGCCAACATGCGCCTGTGCGCCAACGTCCCGGCGCAGCACGCGATCCAGACCGCCCTGGGCGGCTACCAGAGCATCAACGATCTGGTCCTGCCGCCGGGGCGCCTGCTGGAGCAGCGCAACCGCGCCTGGGAACTGCTCAACGACATCCCCGGCGTCAGCTGCGTGAAGCCGATGGGCGCGCTGTACGCCTTCCCGCGGATCGATCCGAAGGTCTGCCCGATCCACAACGACGAAAAGTTCGTCCTCGACCTGCTGCTCTCGGAAAAACTGCTGATCGTCCAGGGCACCGCCTTCAACTGGCCGTGGCCCGACCACTTCCGGGTGGTCACCCTGCCCCGCGTCGACGACCTGGAGCAGGCGATCCTGCGCATCGGCAGCTTCCTCAAGGGCTACCAGCAGTAA
- a CDS encoding GAF domain-containing protein has translation MIDLQQSGAGLAGYALLAAQAEALFADERDFIANAAQFSAFLFHELGDLNWAGFYLNRNEELVLGPFQGKVACVRIPFSKGVCGAAARTRLTQRVDDVHAFPGHIACDSASSSELVVPLLKDGRLVAVLDLDSPSVGRFSAEDQAGIEGLVEIFLRLTDC, from the coding sequence ATGATCGATCTGCAGCAATCTGGCGCCGGGCTGGCCGGCTACGCCCTGCTGGCGGCGCAGGCCGAGGCGCTGTTCGCCGACGAGCGCGATTTCATCGCCAACGCCGCGCAGTTCTCCGCCTTTCTCTTCCATGAGCTGGGCGACCTGAACTGGGCCGGCTTCTATCTGAACCGCAACGAGGAACTGGTCCTGGGACCGTTCCAGGGCAAGGTCGCCTGCGTCCGCATCCCCTTCTCCAAGGGCGTCTGCGGCGCCGCGGCGCGTACCCGGCTGACCCAGCGGGTCGACGACGTCCACGCGTTTCCCGGCCACATCGCCTGCGACAGCGCTTCCAGCAGCGAACTGGTGGTGCCTCTGCTCAAGGACGGCCGCCTGGTCGCTGTGCTCGATCTGGACAGCCCGAGCGTGGGACGCTTCAGCGCCGAGGACCAGGCCGGGATCGAAGGCCTGGTGGAGATATTCCTGCGCCTGACGGACTGCTGA
- the htpX gene encoding protease HtpX, producing the protein MMRILLFLATNLAVLVIASITLKLLGVDRFTGQNYGSLLVFCAVFGFAGSLVSLFISKWMAKMSTGTEVISQPRTRHEQWLLQTVEELSREAGIKMPEVGIFPAYEANAFATGWNKNDALVAVSQGLLERFSPDEVKAVLAHEIGHVANGDMVTLALIQGVVNTFVMFFARIFGNFVDKAILKNEDGPGIGYFVATIFAELVLGILASIIVMWFSRRREFRADAAGAHLAGTGAMIAALQRLRSEQGVPVQMPDTLNAFGINGGLKHGLAGLLMSHPPLEDRIEALRASAR; encoded by the coding sequence ATGATGCGCATCCTGTTGTTCCTGGCCACCAACCTGGCAGTCCTGGTGATTGCCAGCATCACCCTGAAACTGCTCGGGGTGGACCGCTTCACCGGCCAGAATTACGGCAGCCTGCTGGTCTTCTGCGCCGTGTTCGGTTTCGCCGGTTCGCTGGTCTCGCTGTTCATCTCCAAGTGGATGGCGAAGATGAGCACCGGTACCGAAGTCATCAGCCAGCCGCGCACCCGTCACGAACAGTGGCTGCTGCAAACCGTCGAAGAGCTGTCCCGCGAAGCCGGCATCAAGATGCCGGAGGTCGGCATCTTCCCCGCCTACGAGGCCAACGCCTTCGCCACCGGCTGGAACAAGAACGACGCGCTGGTCGCGGTCAGCCAGGGCCTGCTCGAACGTTTCTCGCCCGATGAGGTGAAAGCCGTCCTCGCCCACGAGATCGGTCACGTCGCCAACGGCGACATGGTCACCCTGGCATTGATCCAGGGCGTGGTGAACACCTTCGTGATGTTCTTCGCGCGGATCTTCGGCAACTTCGTCGACAAGGCCATCCTGAAGAACGAGGACGGCCCGGGCATCGGCTACTTCGTCGCGACCATCTTCGCCGAACTGGTGCTCGGCATCCTCGCCAGCATCATCGTCATGTGGTTCTCGCGCCGCCGCGAGTTCCGCGCCGACGCCGCCGGCGCCCACCTGGCCGGCACCGGCGCGATGATCGCCGCGCTGCAACGCCTGCGTTCGGAACAGGGCGTGCCGGTGCAGATGCCCGACACCCTGAACGCCTTCGGCATCAATGGCGGCCTCAAGCACGGCCTGGCCGGCCTGCTGATGAGCCACCCGCCGCTGGAGGATCGTATCGAAGCGCTGCGCGCCAGCGCACGCTGA
- the ospR gene encoding hydroperoxide stress response transcriptional regulator OspR has product MSTRGKVARPDGVEESLLLDNQLCFKLYAASRAVIRGYRPLLEQIGLTYPQYLVMLVLWEWHASPPEQPTVKALGDRLLLDSGTLTPLLKRLEQLGLVDRRRASHDEREVHLTLTVPGITLRERVIPLRQQLICSTGFDLNEMFDLHQRLGGLLSRFRLAVGG; this is encoded by the coding sequence ATGAGCACCCGGGGAAAAGTCGCCAGGCCGGATGGCGTCGAAGAATCGCTGCTGCTCGACAACCAGCTGTGTTTCAAGCTGTACGCCGCCTCGCGCGCGGTGATCCGCGGCTATCGGCCGCTGCTCGAACAGATCGGCCTGACCTACCCGCAGTACCTGGTCATGCTGGTGCTCTGGGAGTGGCATGCGAGCCCGCCGGAGCAGCCGACGGTGAAGGCCCTGGGCGACCGCCTGCTGCTCGACTCCGGAACCCTGACGCCCTTGCTCAAGCGTCTCGAACAGCTCGGCCTGGTGGATCGCCGTCGCGCCAGTCACGATGAGCGGGAAGTGCACCTGACGCTGACGGTGCCGGGGATCACCTTGCGCGAACGGGTCATTCCGCTGCGCCAGCAGCTGATCTGCAGCACCGGTTTCGACCTCAACGAGATGTTCGACCTGCACCAGCGCCTGGGCGGATTGCTGTCGCGCTTCCGTCTGGCGGTAGGAGGCTAG
- the msrB gene encoding peptide-methionine (R)-S-oxide reductase MsrB, with amino-acid sequence MSKIDKPLDSWREELTEEQFHICRLGGTERAFSGEYHATKTPGIYHCTCCGTALFDSDAKYDSGSGWPSYFQPVDAEAVRELDDFSHGMHRIEVRCGRCDAHLGHVFPDGPRPTGLRYCINSASLKLVPRES; translated from the coding sequence ATGAGCAAGATCGACAAACCCCTGGACTCCTGGCGCGAGGAGTTGACCGAAGAGCAGTTCCACATCTGTCGCCTGGGCGGTACCGAACGCGCCTTCAGTGGCGAATACCACGCCACCAAGACCCCCGGGATCTATCATTGCACCTGCTGCGGCACGGCGTTGTTCGACTCCGACGCCAAGTACGACTCCGGCAGCGGTTGGCCGAGCTATTTCCAGCCGGTGGACGCCGAGGCGGTCCGCGAACTGGACGACTTCAGCCACGGCATGCATCGCATCGAAGTCCGCTGCGGTCGCTGCGATGCCCACCTGGGGCACGTCTTCCCGGATGGCCCCCGGCCCACCGGGTTGCGTTACTGCATCAACTCGGCCTCGCTGAAGCTGGTGCCGCGGGAGAGCTAG
- a CDS encoding ATP-binding protein translates to MDSRLSDFLARAESVLARLEPLLPAVREAVDWERSLAARWHRDGRSGYLQPLEVSLDLRLADLLGVERQREQLERNTRQFVAGQPANHALLWGARGTGKSSLVRALLAELAGAGLRLIEIERDHLADLPRVVEQLQGLPQRFVLFCDDLSFDAGEGDYRVLKSVLDGSLEQAPENVLLYATSNRRHLVSEKQSDNENWKMVDGELHPNEAVEDKIALSDRFGLWLSFYPFTQEHFLSVVHHWVDVLAEKAGLAWSWSEELEKEAIRWALGRGNRNGRCAYQFSRYWVGKQLLERQA, encoded by the coding sequence GTGGATTCCCGATTGAGCGATTTTCTTGCCCGCGCCGAAAGCGTGCTCGCGCGCCTGGAGCCGCTGCTGCCGGCCGTACGCGAAGCCGTCGACTGGGAGCGCAGCCTGGCGGCGCGCTGGCACCGCGACGGCCGTAGCGGCTACCTGCAGCCGCTGGAGGTCAGCCTCGACCTGCGCCTGGCCGACCTGCTGGGCGTAGAGCGGCAGCGCGAGCAACTGGAACGCAACACCCGCCAGTTCGTCGCCGGCCAGCCGGCCAACCACGCCTTGCTCTGGGGGGCCCGCGGGACCGGCAAGTCCTCCCTGGTTCGTGCGCTGCTGGCCGAGCTGGCCGGCGCCGGGCTGCGCCTGATCGAGATCGAGCGCGACCACCTGGCCGACCTGCCGCGCGTGGTCGAGCAACTGCAAGGCCTGCCGCAGCGCTTCGTACTGTTCTGCGACGACCTCTCGTTCGATGCCGGGGAAGGCGACTACCGGGTACTCAAGAGCGTGCTCGACGGCTCGCTGGAACAGGCGCCGGAGAATGTGCTGCTCTACGCCACCTCCAACCGCCGGCACCTGGTTTCGGAGAAGCAGAGCGACAACGAGAACTGGAAGATGGTGGACGGCGAGCTGCATCCCAACGAAGCGGTGGAGGACAAGATCGCCTTGTCCGACCGTTTCGGCCTGTGGCTGTCGTTCTATCCCTTCACTCAGGAGCATTTCCTCAGCGTGGTTCACCACTGGGTGGACGTGCTCGCGGAGAAGGCCGGGCTGGCCTGGAGCTGGAGCGAGGAACTGGAGAAGGAAGCGATCCGCTGGGCGCTTGGCCGCGGCAACCGCAACGGCCGTTGCGCCTATCAGTTCTCCCGCTACTGGGTGGGCAAGCAACTGCTGGAGCGCCAGGCATGA
- a CDS encoding glutathione peroxidase — protein sequence MSDSLLSIPCTTIKGEQKTLADFGGKALLVVNTASKCGFTPQYQGLEALWEKYRERGLVVLGFPCNQFGKQEPGDEGEISQFCELNYGVSFPLFRKIEVNGAGAHPLFVSLKKRAPGLLGSQGIKWNFTKFLIGRDGQVVKRYAPTTKPEELSSAIEALLE from the coding sequence ATGAGCGATTCGCTGCTGAGCATTCCCTGCACCACCATCAAGGGCGAACAGAAGACCCTGGCCGACTTCGGCGGCAAGGCGCTGCTGGTGGTGAACACCGCCAGCAAGTGCGGCTTCACCCCGCAGTACCAGGGGCTGGAGGCCTTGTGGGAAAAATACCGTGAGCGCGGACTGGTGGTGCTCGGGTTTCCCTGCAACCAGTTCGGCAAGCAGGAACCGGGCGACGAGGGCGAGATTTCGCAGTTCTGCGAACTGAACTACGGGGTGAGCTTCCCGCTGTTCAGGAAGATCGAGGTCAACGGCGCCGGCGCCCACCCGTTGTTCGTCAGCCTGAAGAAGCGCGCGCCGGGCCTGCTCGGCAGCCAGGGCATCAAGTGGAACTTCACCAAGTTCCTGATCGGCCGCGATGGCCAGGTGGTGAAGCGCTATGCGCCGACCACCAAGCCGGAGGAGCTGAGCTCGGCGATCGAGGCGCTGCTTGAATGA
- the sagS gene encoding two-component system sensor histidine kinase/response regulator SagS (involved in regulating genes involved in biofilm formation), with the protein MLGGRTSPRLIPAPMDIALTHRLSFKQASLTVLVAFILGTLLSLIQVGVDYASQDASINREVRALLDVSHNPAARIAYNIDAELAQELVLGLLRSPAVVRAEIIDTSGLPLASASREPAESRLRPLSDFLFGHKRVYEDPLHVDHAPGEALGVLHLEIDTFVFGNDFLRRAGITLLSGFVRSLLLSLILLVLFYTLLTKPLVSLIQALSGHDPRSPARMRLPCPKGHERDEIGVLVEVINRQLGRISVEIEQRREAENRLTQYLEELESIVAARTAELKAANARLTLSNQELEEARQTALDMAQARASFLANMSHEIRTPLNGLLGMLSLSLDGPLTPEQRQQLSIAHDSGKVLVELLNDVLDLSKFEAGQLVLEQIPFDLGVLVEDTASLLSQNAAAGVELTCLVDPALPAQVSGDPTRIRQVVSNLLSNALKFTRLGRVDVRVEATAEGVRISVRDTGIGIAQEALDRIFQPFTQADAGITRQYGGTGLGLALTRKLCEAMQGELTVESTVGLGSLFSVGLPLAPVSPPLQALPLRGRVIAQCSANSGLAQLLQTWLPRWGLEYKRLETDDSLLGHSLDVLISDCPDCLMGLRPSIGTPILLVTAYGSFLEPELARRLSPLRQLARPLSRNQLYQALKHVLEHTAIAPSSASDTTGEQRNTRVLLVEDNPVNQLVAKGLLHKLGCQVWIAEHGLNALKMLEEHPIDLVLMDCNMPVMDGYEATRQIRDSGRWGGLPIIALTANALPDERERCRAAGMDDYLAKPFHRDELKAILDRWCPLTASD; encoded by the coding sequence ATGCTAGGCGGCAGAACCTCGCCAAGGCTGATCCCCGCCCCCATGGATATAGCGCTGACCCATCGCCTGTCGTTCAAACAGGCCAGCCTCACCGTGCTGGTGGCCTTTATCCTGGGAACCCTGCTCAGCCTGATTCAGGTTGGCGTCGATTATGCCAGCCAGGACGCATCCATCAATCGCGAAGTGCGCGCGCTGCTGGACGTCAGCCACAACCCCGCCGCGCGAATCGCCTACAACATCGATGCGGAGCTGGCCCAGGAGCTGGTCCTCGGCCTGCTGCGCTCGCCCGCCGTGGTCCGCGCGGAAATCATCGACACCTCCGGCCTGCCGCTGGCCAGCGCCTCGCGCGAACCCGCCGAAAGCCGCCTGCGGCCGCTCAGCGACTTCCTCTTCGGCCACAAGCGGGTCTACGAGGACCCGTTGCATGTCGACCATGCGCCGGGCGAGGCCCTCGGCGTACTGCACCTGGAAATCGACACCTTCGTGTTCGGCAACGACTTCCTCCGTCGCGCCGGCATCACCCTGCTCTCCGGCTTCGTGCGCAGCCTGCTGCTGTCGCTGATCCTGCTGGTGCTCTTCTATACCCTGCTGACCAAGCCCCTGGTCAGCCTGATCCAGGCCCTCAGCGGACACGATCCACGCTCGCCGGCACGCATGCGCCTGCCCTGCCCCAAGGGCCACGAACGCGACGAGATCGGCGTGCTGGTGGAAGTCATCAACCGCCAGCTCGGGCGCATCTCGGTAGAGATCGAACAGCGCCGGGAGGCGGAGAACCGCCTGACCCAGTACCTGGAGGAGCTGGAAAGCATCGTCGCCGCCCGTACCGCCGAGCTGAAGGCCGCCAACGCGCGCCTGACGCTATCCAACCAGGAACTCGAAGAAGCCCGCCAGACCGCTCTCGATATGGCCCAGGCCCGCGCCAGCTTCCTGGCCAACATGAGCCACGAGATCCGCACGCCGCTGAACGGCCTGCTCGGCATGCTCTCGCTGAGCCTCGACGGCCCGCTCACCCCGGAACAGCGCCAGCAGCTGTCGATCGCCCACGACTCCGGCAAGGTGCTGGTGGAATTGCTCAACGACGTGCTCGACCTCTCCAAGTTCGAGGCCGGGCAACTGGTCCTGGAACAGATCCCGTTCGACCTGGGCGTCCTGGTGGAAGACACCGCCAGCCTCCTCTCGCAGAACGCCGCGGCCGGCGTGGAGCTGACCTGCCTGGTCGACCCCGCCCTGCCCGCCCAGGTTTCCGGCGACCCGACGCGGATTCGCCAGGTCGTCAGCAACCTGCTGTCCAACGCGCTGAAGTTCACCCGCCTGGGGCGGGTCGACGTTCGCGTGGAAGCCACCGCCGAGGGTGTGCGCATCAGTGTGCGCGACACCGGCATCGGCATCGCCCAGGAGGCGCTGGATCGCATCTTCCAACCGTTCACCCAGGCCGACGCGGGTATCACCCGCCAATACGGCGGCACTGGCCTCGGCCTGGCCCTCACGCGCAAGCTGTGCGAGGCCATGCAGGGCGAGCTGACGGTGGAGTCGACGGTCGGCCTGGGCAGCCTGTTCAGCGTCGGCCTGCCGCTGGCGCCGGTCAGCCCTCCGCTGCAGGCGCTGCCGCTGCGCGGCCGGGTGATCGCGCAATGCTCGGCCAACAGCGGGCTGGCGCAGCTGCTGCAAACCTGGCTGCCGCGCTGGGGCCTGGAGTACAAGCGTCTGGAGACCGACGACAGCCTGCTCGGCCACTCGCTCGACGTACTGATATCGGATTGCCCGGACTGTCTGATGGGACTGCGTCCGAGCATCGGTACGCCGATCCTGCTGGTCACCGCCTACGGCAGTTTCCTCGAACCGGAGCTGGCCCGCCGCCTGTCGCCGCTGCGCCAACTGGCCAGGCCGCTGAGTCGCAACCAGTTGTACCAGGCCCTGAAACACGTGCTCGAACACACTGCCATAGCCCCGTCGAGCGCCTCGGACACCACGGGAGAACAGCGCAACACCCGGGTCCTGCTGGTGGAGGACAACCCGGTCAACCAGTTGGTCGCCAAGGGCCTGCTGCACAAGCTCGGCTGCCAGGTATGGATCGCCGAACACGGGCTGAATGCCCTGAAGATGCTGGAGGAGCATCCCATCGACCTGGTCCTGATGGACTGCAACATGCCAGTGATGGACGGCTACGAAGCGACCCGGCAGATCCGCGACAGCGGACGCTGGGGCGGCCTGCCGATCATCGCGCTGACCGCCAACGCCCTGCCGGACGAGCGCGAACGTTGTCGTGCCGCCGGCATGGACGACTACCTGGCCAAGCCTTTCCACCGCGACGAACTGAAAGCCATCCTCGACCGTTGGTGCCCGCTCACCGCGAGCGACTAG
- a CDS encoding glutathione S-transferase family protein, with translation MSLTLYGAPLSPFVRKVRLLLAEKGLDYQLEAIAPFGQPAWYREISPLGRIPALRDGDLALADSSVICQYLEERYPEPPNLQGDAPAGRAAVRWLEKYADYEIAPLATLTIFRNRILKPAMGQACEENDVRRALEEKLPAHFDYLENHLDGRAFFVGERLTLADLALASQLVNLRHAGENLDEQRWPALAAHFARMLERPAMQALLPGERRTLDKLAAKA, from the coding sequence ATGAGCCTGACACTCTACGGAGCCCCGCTGTCTCCGTTCGTCCGCAAGGTCCGCCTGCTCCTGGCCGAAAAGGGCCTCGACTACCAGTTGGAAGCGATCGCCCCGTTCGGCCAGCCGGCCTGGTATCGCGAGATCAGTCCGCTGGGCCGCATCCCGGCGTTGCGCGACGGCGACCTGGCCCTCGCCGACTCCAGCGTGATCTGCCAGTACCTGGAAGAACGCTATCCCGAACCGCCGAATCTCCAGGGCGACGCCCCCGCCGGCCGCGCAGCGGTGCGCTGGCTGGAAAAATACGCCGACTACGAGATCGCTCCCCTAGCCACGCTGACGATCTTCCGCAACCGGATACTCAAGCCGGCGATGGGCCAGGCCTGCGAGGAAAACGACGTGCGTCGCGCGCTGGAGGAAAAGCTGCCAGCGCACTTCGATTACCTGGAAAACCATCTCGACGGCCGGGCCTTCTTCGTCGGCGAGCGACTGACCCTCGCCGACCTGGCGCTCGCCAGCCAGTTGGTCAACCTGCGTCACGCCGGCGAAAACCTGGACGAGCAACGCTGGCCGGCCCTCGCCGCGCATTTCGCGCGGATGCTCGAACGCCCGGCGATGCAAGCGCTGCTGCCGGGGGAACGACGGACCCTCGACAAGCTCGCAGCGAAAGCCTGA